A window of the Bacteroides thetaiotaomicron VPI-5482 genome harbors these coding sequences:
- the fabD gene encoding ACP S-malonyltransferase, giving the protein MKAFVFPGQGAQFVGMGKDLYENSALAKELFEKANDILGYRITDIMFNGTDEDLRQTKVTQPAVFLHSVISALCMGDDFKPEMTAGHSLGEFSALVAAGALSFEDGLKLVYARAMAMQKACEATPSTMAAIIALPDEKVEEICASVNAEGEVCVPANYNCPGQIVISGSVPGIEKACELMKAAGAKRALPLKVGGAFHSPLMDPAKVELEAAINATEIHTPKCPVYQNVDALPHTDPAEIKKNLVAQLTASVRWTQSVKNMVADGATDFTECGPGAVLQGLIKKIDGTVSAHGIA; this is encoded by the coding sequence ATGAAAGCATTTGTATTTCCCGGTCAAGGTGCTCAGTTCGTAGGAATGGGTAAAGACCTGTATGAAAACTCAGCTTTAGCAAAAGAATTGTTTGAAAAAGCAAATGATATCCTCGGATATCGCATTACAGATATCATGTTCAATGGTACAGACGAAGACCTTCGTCAGACAAAGGTTACTCAACCTGCCGTATTCCTTCACTCTGTTATCTCTGCTCTTTGTATGGGCGATGATTTCAAACCGGAAATGACAGCCGGACACTCACTCGGTGAGTTCTCTGCATTGGTGGCTGCCGGTGCCCTGAGCTTTGAAGACGGATTGAAACTGGTTTATGCTCGTGCAATGGCTATGCAAAAAGCTTGCGAAGCAACTCCTTCTACGATGGCCGCTATCATTGCATTGCCGGATGAAAAGGTAGAAGAAATCTGTGCATCTGTTAATGCAGAAGGTGAAGTTTGCGTACCTGCCAACTATAACTGCCCGGGACAAATCGTAATCTCCGGTTCTGTACCAGGCATCGAAAAAGCCTGCGAACTGATGAAAGCTGCCGGTGCAAAACGTGCTCTCCCATTAAAAGTAGGTGGTGCTTTCCACTCTCCGTTGATGGACCCGGCTAAAGTTGAGCTGGAAGCTGCTATCAACGCAACAGAAATCCATACTCCCAAATGTCCGGTATATCAGAATGTGGATGCACTTCCTCATACTGATCCCGCAGAAATCAAAAAGAATCTGGTTGCCCAGCTGACTGCTTCCGTACGTTGGACTCAGTCTGTTAAGAATATGGTTGCCGATGGTGCTACTGATTTTACAGAATGCGGACCGGGTGCAGTATTGCAGGGATTGATCAAGAAAATAGATGGTACAGTAAGCGCTCACGGCATTGCATAA
- the xylA gene encoding xylose isomerase, translating into MATKEFFPGIEKIKFEGKDSKNPMAFRYYDAEKVINGKKMKDWLRFAMAWWHTLCAEGGDQFGGGTKQFPWNGNADAIQAAKDKMDAGFEFMQKMGIEYYCFHDVDLVSEGASVEEYEANLKEIVAYAKQKQAETGIKLLWGTANVFGHARYMNGAATNPDFDVVARAAVQIKNAIDATIELGGENYVFWGGREGYMSLLNTDQKREKEHLAQMLTIARDYARARGFKGTFLIEPKPMEPTKHQYDVDTETVIGFLKAHGLDKDFKVNIEVNHATLAGHTFEHELAVAVDNGMLGSIDANRGDYQNGWDTDQFPIDNYELTQAMMQIIRNGGLGTGGTNFDAKTRRNSTDLEDIFIAHIAGMDAMARALESAAALLDESPYKKMLADRYASFDGGKGKEFEDGKLTLEDVVAYAKTKGEPKQTSGKQELYEAILNMYC; encoded by the coding sequence ATGGCAACAAAAGAATTTTTTCCGGGAATTGAAAAGATTAAATTTGAAGGTAAAGATAGTAAGAACCCGATGGCATTCCGTTATTACGATGCAGAGAAGGTGATTAATGGTAAAAAGATGAAGGATTGGCTGAGATTCGCTATGGCATGGTGGCACACATTGTGCGCTGAAGGTGGTGATCAGTTCGGTGGCGGAACAAAGCAATTCCCATGGAATGGTAATGCAGATGCTATACAGGCAGCAAAAGATAAGATGGATGCAGGATTTGAATTCATGCAGAAGATGGGTATCGAATACTATTGCTTCCATGACGTAGACTTGGTTTCGGAAGGTGCCAGTGTAGAAGAATACGAAGCTAACCTGAAAGAAATCGTAGCTTATGCAAAACAGAAACAGGCAGAAACCGGTATCAAACTACTGTGGGGTACTGCTAATGTATTCGGTCACGCCCGCTATATGAACGGTGCAGCTACCAATCCTGACTTCGATGTAGTAGCTCGTGCTGCTGTTCAGATCAAAAATGCGATTGATGCAACGATTGAACTTGGCGGAGAGAATTATGTGTTTTGGGGTGGTCGTGAAGGCTATATGTCTCTTCTGAACACAGATCAGAAACGTGAAAAAGAACACCTTGCACAGATGTTGACGATTGCTCGTGACTATGCCCGTGCCCGTGGTTTCAAAGGTACTTTCCTGATCGAACCGAAACCGATGGAACCGACTAAACATCAATATGACGTAGATACGGAAACTGTAATCGGCTTCCTGAAAGCTCATGGTCTGGATAAGGATTTCAAAGTAAATATCGAGGTGAATCACGCAACTTTGGCAGGTCACACTTTCGAGCATGAATTGGCTGTAGCTGTAGACAATGGTATGTTGGGCTCAATTGACGCCAATCGTGGTGACTATCAGAATGGCTGGGATACAGACCAATTCCCGATCGACAATTATGAACTGACTCAGGCTATGATGCAGATTATCCGTAATGGTGGTCTCGGTACCGGTGGTACGAACTTTGATGCTAAAACCCGTCGTAATTCTACTGATCTGGAAGATATCTTTATTGCTCACATCGCAGGTATGGACGCTATGGCCCGTGCACTCGAAAGTGCAGCGGCTCTGCTCGACGAATCTCCCTATAAGAAGATGCTGGCTGACCGTTATGCTTCATTTGATGGGGGCAAAGGTAAAGAATTTGAAGACGGCAAGCTGACTCTGGAGGATGTGGTTGCTTATGCAAAAACAAAAGGCGAACCGAAACAGACTAGCGGCAAGCAAGAACTTTATGAGGCAATTCTGAATATGTATTGCTAA
- the xylE gene encoding D-xylose transporter XylE — protein MNNTTNEGSKLYLYSITSVAILGGLLFGYDTAVISGAEKGLEAFFLSASDFQYNKVMHGITSSSALIGCVLGGALSGVFASRLGRRNSLRLAAVLFFLSALGSYYPEVLFFEYGKPNMDLLIAFNLYRVLGGIGVGLASAVCPMYIAEIAPSNIRGTLVSCNQFAIIFGMLVVYFVNYLIMGDHQNPIILKDAAGVLSVSAESDMWTVQEGWRYMFGSEAFPAAFFGLLLFFVPKTPRYLVLVQQEEKAYTILEKINGKKKAQEILNDIKATAQEKTEKLFTYGVTVIVIGILLSVFQQAIGINAVLYYAPRIFENAGAEGGGMMQTVIMGIVNIIFTLVAIFTVDRFGRKPLLIIGSIGMAVGAFAVAMCDSMAIKGVLPVLSIIVYAAFFMMSWGPICWVLISEIFPNTIRGKAVAIAVAFQWIFNYIVSSTFPALYDFSPMFAYSLYGIICVAAAIFVWRWVPETKGKTLEDMSKLWKKNK, from the coding sequence ATGAATAATACAACGAACGAAGGAAGTAAACTCTACTTGTATTCGATTACTTCTGTTGCTATTTTGGGCGGTTTGCTCTTCGGTTATGATACGGCGGTTATATCCGGCGCGGAAAAAGGGCTCGAAGCCTTCTTCCTGTCCGCTTCCGATTTTCAGTATAATAAGGTAATGCATGGCATTACTTCTTCCAGCGCATTGATAGGCTGCGTGCTGGGGGGGGCTTTATCCGGTGTCTTTGCTTCCCGTTTGGGACGTCGTAACTCATTGCGGCTTGCTGCTGTATTATTTTTCCTCTCGGCTCTTGGCTCTTATTATCCGGAAGTTCTTTTCTTCGAATACGGAAAACCGAATATGGATTTGTTGATAGCATTCAATCTGTATCGTGTTCTGGGAGGTATCGGAGTAGGACTGGCTTCAGCGGTATGTCCGATGTATATTGCTGAAATTGCTCCTTCCAATATTCGTGGAACCCTTGTTTCGTGCAATCAGTTTGCCATTATCTTTGGTATGTTGGTTGTGTACTTTGTGAACTATCTGATTATGGGTGACCATCAGAATCCGATTATTCTGAAAGATGCTGCCGGTGTGTTGTCAGTAAGTGCTGAGTCGGATATGTGGACAGTTCAGGAAGGATGGCGTTATATGTTTGGTTCGGAAGCCTTCCCGGCCGCTTTCTTCGGCCTGTTGCTGTTCTTTGTTCCAAAGACTCCCCGTTATTTGGTTCTTGTACAGCAGGAAGAAAAGGCTTACACTATTCTGGAGAAAATCAACGGTAAGAAGAAAGCTCAGGAAATTCTTAATGATATTAAGGCTACTGCTCAGGAAAAAACAGAGAAACTCTTTACTTATGGAGTAACAGTGATTGTGATCGGTATTCTACTGTCCGTATTCCAGCAGGCGATCGGTATTAATGCAGTACTTTACTATGCTCCGCGTATTTTCGAAAATGCAGGTGCCGAAGGTGGTGGTATGATGCAGACAGTGATTATGGGTATTGTAAACATTATCTTTACGCTGGTTGCTATCTTTACGGTAGACCGCTTTGGTCGTAAACCATTGCTGATTATCGGATCTATTGGTATGGCTGTAGGAGCATTTGCAGTGGCAATGTGTGATAGTATGGCAATCAAAGGTGTTCTTCCGGTACTTTCTATCATCGTATACGCTGCTTTCTTCATGATGTCATGGGGACCGATTTGCTGGGTATTGATTTCAGAAATCTTCCCGAATACTATTCGTGGTAAAGCAGTTGCTATTGCAGTGGCTTTCCAATGGATATTCAACTACATCGTATCTTCTACTTTCCCGGCATTGTATGACTTCAGTCCGATGTTTGCATATAGCTTATACGGAATCATCTGTGTCGCTGCCGCTATCTTTGTTTGGCGTTGGGTACCCGAGACTAAAGGGAAGACGCTGGAAGATATGAGTAAGCTTTGGAAGAAAAACAAATAA
- a CDS encoding NUDIX hydrolase — translation MQSIQKKAPLANNHISVDCVVIGFDGEQLKVLLVKRAGEDNGEVYHDMKLPGSLIYMDEDLDEAAQRVLYELTGLRNVNLMQFKAFGSKNRTSNPKDVRWLERAMQSKVERIVTIAYLSMVKIDRALDKNLDDHQACWIALKDVMTLAFDHNLIIKEAMTYIRQFVEFNPSMLFELLPRKFTAAQLRTLFELVYDKPVDVRNFHKKIAMMEYVVPLEEKQQGVAHRAARYYKFDKKIYNKVRR, via the coding sequence ATGCAAAGTATACAGAAAAAAGCACCCTTGGCAAACAATCACATATCAGTAGACTGTGTAGTGATTGGTTTTGACGGAGAACAACTCAAAGTGTTACTTGTAAAACGTGCGGGCGAAGATAATGGTGAAGTGTATCACGATATGAAACTTCCCGGTAGCCTTATCTATATGGATGAAGATTTGGATGAAGCAGCACAACGTGTACTGTATGAATTGACGGGGCTCAGAAATGTAAACCTGATGCAATTCAAGGCATTCGGCTCTAAAAACAGAACCAGCAATCCAAAGGATGTACGCTGGCTGGAACGGGCTATGCAGTCAAAAGTTGAACGTATCGTGACAATTGCTTATCTGTCGATGGTGAAAATAGACCGGGCACTGGACAAGAATCTGGATGATCATCAGGCCTGTTGGATTGCTTTGAAAGATGTAATGACATTGGCTTTCGACCATAATCTGATTATTAAAGAGGCAATGACCTATATCCGTCAGTTTGTGGAGTTCAATCCTTCTATGCTGTTTGAGTTGCTTCCACGTAAATTTACCGCTGCCCAGTTGAGGACTCTTTTTGAGTTGGTATATGACAAGCCTGTGGATGTGCGCAACTTCCATAAGAAAATAGCGATGATGGAATATGTAGTTCCTTTGGAAGAAAAACAGCAGGGAGTAGCCCATCGTGCAGCGCGTTATTATAAATTTGATAAGAAGATATATAATAAGGTGAGACGGTAG
- a CDS encoding DUF3874 domain-containing protein codes for MKTIIREMVETIKQLFAQKQQMQEPVVANYEVSEIVEQKTLKKKEESEKTGEKTGKSNKWSQSLTLQLKEYLNDNFDFRYNNLTGATEYREKSGKNCFRPIDEREMNGMIVDARLEGIPCWRGDVPTMVLSNKVESYNPFHLYVKELPGWDGVDRVTPLLLRVSDNEIWLRGGRCWLRAMLSQWSGEERLHANVLTPVLISGKQGLSKSTFCRLLMPDSLRHYFIDNLNLAAGSSPEKKLVKNGLINLDEFDKIKESQQATLKNLLQMVNVPVFRGKRLGWVNESRLASFIATTNVYQVLIDSTGSRRFLCVEVLKPISEEPLEHKQIYAQLKEELKSGAPDYLNKEEEKALQKHNKAYYRQSLLEDVFHCCFRHPLETEKGIWLTTAEIFQVMRKFNSAALKEVSARQLGLKLSAMGYMAKHTSFGNRYYVFNLSAEKKDASL; via the coding sequence ATGAAAACAATAATTAGAGAAATGGTAGAGACAATAAAACAATTGTTTGCGCAGAAACAGCAAATGCAGGAGCCGGTAGTTGCCAATTACGAGGTATCCGAAATCGTGGAACAAAAGACACTGAAGAAGAAGGAAGAGTCTGAGAAGACAGGTGAAAAAACGGGTAAATCTAATAAATGGAGTCAATCGTTGACTTTGCAATTAAAAGAGTATTTGAATGACAATTTTGATTTCCGTTATAACAATTTGACAGGAGCTACGGAATATAGGGAGAAGAGTGGAAAGAACTGTTTCCGACCTATTGATGAACGCGAAATGAATGGAATGATTGTGGATGCCCGCCTGGAAGGAATACCTTGCTGGAGAGGGGATGTACCCACCATGGTTCTTTCAAACAAAGTGGAGTCTTATAATCCTTTCCATCTTTATGTAAAGGAATTGCCGGGTTGGGATGGAGTAGATCGTGTGACCCCTTTATTGCTACGTGTTTCAGATAATGAGATATGGCTAAGAGGAGGACGTTGCTGGTTACGGGCTATGCTTTCACAGTGGAGTGGGGAAGAACGTCTGCACGCCAATGTACTTACTCCTGTATTGATAAGCGGGAAGCAGGGATTGAGTAAAAGTACTTTTTGCCGATTGCTGATGCCCGACTCATTACGGCATTATTTTATTGATAATCTGAATCTGGCAGCAGGCAGTTCGCCGGAGAAGAAGCTCGTGAAAAACGGATTGATTAATTTAGACGAATTTGATAAGATTAAAGAGAGTCAACAGGCTACATTAAAGAATCTTCTTCAAATGGTGAATGTTCCCGTTTTTCGTGGCAAGCGACTGGGATGGGTGAATGAGTCCCGTCTTGCTTCTTTTATAGCCACAACAAATGTCTATCAGGTATTGATTGACTCCACAGGAAGTCGTCGTTTTCTGTGTGTGGAGGTGTTAAAACCTATTTCGGAAGAACCTTTGGAGCATAAGCAAATATATGCGCAGCTGAAAGAAGAGCTGAAATCCGGCGCACCGGATTATTTAAACAAAGAAGAAGAAAAGGCTTTGCAGAAACATAACAAGGCATATTATCGCCAATCCTTACTAGAAGATGTGTTTCATTGTTGTTTCCGTCATCCTTTGGAAACGGAAAAAGGTATCTGGCTGACAACAGCTGAAATATTTCAAGTGATGCGTAAATTCAACTCTGCAGCTTTGAAAGAAGTCTCTGCACGTCAATTGGGTCTGAAACTTTCAGCCATGGGATATATGGCAAAGCATACGTCTTTCGGAAATCGGTATTATGTGTTTAATCTTTCGGCTGAGAAAAAAGATGCGTCATTATAA
- a CDS encoding HU family DNA-binding protein — protein sequence MNALYDFFLTPQPKDSNKTRYHARLVVRDTITLEDIAETIESRSSLRQSDVIGSFIEFANVFKQELSNGNSIHIPGVGSFRIKAESPEVRSPKEIRAENIHCSGIVFTPEKDLLRELKATTFEKVSETRRSQELSDIEIDGRLAEFFKDNSCITTQQLCSLCGLRKATALRRLQKRVDEGKLTHPGYIRSPFYFPVPGWFGVSRNR from the coding sequence ATGAATGCACTTTATGATTTCTTCCTGACTCCCCAACCTAAAGATTCCAATAAAACGAGATATCATGCCCGACTGGTTGTACGGGACACCATCACACTGGAAGATATAGCCGAAACGATTGAGTCCAGAAGTAGTTTAAGACAAAGCGACGTAATAGGGTCTTTTATAGAGTTTGCCAATGTTTTCAAACAAGAATTATCCAACGGGAATAGTATTCACATTCCGGGAGTCGGTTCATTCCGTATCAAAGCGGAATCACCCGAAGTACGTTCTCCCAAAGAAATCCGTGCCGAAAATATTCATTGCAGTGGAATCGTTTTTACTCCGGAAAAAGATTTGCTTCGCGAATTAAAGGCTACAACTTTTGAAAAGGTCAGTGAGACCCGCAGGTCACAGGAATTGAGCGATATAGAAATAGATGGGAGATTAGCTGAATTTTTCAAAGATAACTCTTGTATTACCACACAGCAGCTTTGTTCATTATGTGGACTTCGAAAAGCCACTGCACTCCGCAGATTACAAAAGCGGGTGGATGAAGGAAAGCTGACTCATCCGGGCTATATCCGTTCTCCTTTTTATTTTCCTGTGCCGGGATGGTTCGGAGTATCCAGAAATAGATAA
- a CDS encoding thioredoxin family protein, translated as MEIKVLGTGCAGCRALYETTKQAISELGCDVVLIKEEDLLKIMEYNVLSLPALVIDGKVVSAGKRLSLAEVKELITQ; from the coding sequence ATGGAAATCAAAGTATTGGGAACCGGGTGTGCAGGCTGTAGAGCATTGTATGAAACAACTAAACAAGCAATTTCTGAATTGGGTTGCGATGTCGTATTAATTAAAGAGGAAGATTTATTAAAAATCATGGAGTATAATGTTTTAAGTCTTCCGGCTTTAGTCATTGACGGAAAAGTCGTATCTGCCGGAAAAAGATTATCACTTGCAGAAGTGAAAGAATTGATAACCCAATAA
- a CDS encoding xylulokinase, whose translation MFLLGYDIGSSSVKASLVNAETGKCVSSAFFPKTEAKIIAVNPGWAEQDPESWWENLKLSTQAIMAESGVSAAEIKAIGISYQMHGLVCVDKNQQVLRPAIIWCDSRAVPFGQQAFETIGEERCLSHLLNSPGNFTASKLAWIKQNEPAVYEQIYKIMLPGDYIAMKLSGDICTTVSGLSEGMFWDFKNNRVADFLMDYYGFDSSLIADIKPTFAEQGRVNAVAANELGLKEGTPITYRAGDQPNNALSLNVFNPGEIASTAGTSGVVYGVNGEVNYDPQSRVNTFAHVNHTMEQTRLGVLLCINGTGILNSWVKRNIAPEGISYNEMNVLASKAPIGSAGISILPFGNGAERMLNNKEIGCSIRGVDFNAHGKHHIIRAAQEGIVFSFKYGIDIMEQMGIPVKKIHAGHANMFLSSIFRDTLAGVTGATIELYDTDGSVGAAKGAGIGAGIYKDNNEAFATLDKLDVIEPNIAKRQEYADAYARWKYNINNDIITF comes from the coding sequence ATGTTTCTATTAGGTTATGATATAGGTAGCTCGTCCGTTAAAGCGAGTCTGGTCAATGCTGAAACAGGTAAATGTGTATCGTCAGCGTTTTTCCCGAAAACAGAAGCGAAGATTATCGCAGTTAATCCCGGATGGGCAGAACAAGATCCTGAGAGTTGGTGGGAAAACCTGAAGTTGTCCACTCAAGCTATTATGGCGGAGTCAGGAGTGAGTGCTGCTGAGATTAAAGCTATCGGTATTTCCTATCAAATGCACGGACTGGTATGTGTAGATAAGAATCAGCAAGTATTGCGTCCTGCCATTATCTGGTGTGATTCTCGTGCGGTGCCTTTTGGGCAGCAAGCATTTGAAACAATCGGAGAGGAGAGATGCCTTTCTCATTTGCTGAATTCGCCCGGTAACTTTACAGCGTCTAAACTGGCTTGGATCAAACAAAATGAACCGGCTGTCTATGAGCAGATATATAAGATCATGCTTCCGGGGGATTATATTGCCATGAAGTTAAGCGGAGATATCTGCACGACTGTTTCCGGTCTTTCGGAAGGAATGTTCTGGGACTTCAAAAATAATCGTGTAGCCGATTTCCTGATGGATTACTATGGCTTCGACTCTTCACTTATTGCGGATATCAAACCGACTTTTGCAGAACAAGGGCGTGTGAATGCAGTTGCTGCGAATGAACTGGGATTGAAGGAAGGAACACCGATTACTTACCGTGCCGGTGACCAGCCGAACAATGCGCTTTCTTTGAATGTGTTCAATCCGGGTGAAATCGCTTCTACGGCAGGAACATCGGGAGTTGTCTATGGGGTGAATGGTGAAGTGAATTATGACCCTCAATCCCGTGTCAACACCTTTGCGCACGTGAATCATACGATGGAACAGACGCGTCTGGGAGTGTTACTTTGCATCAACGGAACAGGGATTCTCAATTCATGGGTAAAAAGAAATATAGCTCCCGAAGGTATCTCGTACAATGAAATGAATGTGTTGGCTTCCAAGGCGCCGATCGGGAGCGCAGGTATCAGCATCCTGCCTTTTGGTAATGGTGCGGAACGTATGCTGAATAATAAGGAGATAGGTTGCAGCATTCGGGGGGTAGACTTCAATGCACATGGCAAACATCATATTATTCGTGCTGCACAGGAAGGAATTGTATTTTCTTTTAAATACGGTATCGACATTATGGAACAAATGGGAATTCCGGTCAAAAAGATTCATGCCGGCCATGCAAATATGTTCCTTAGCTCCATCTTCCGTGATACATTGGCAGGAGTGACCGGAGCCACTATCGAACTTTATGATACGGACGGTTCTGTAGGAGCAGCGAAGGGCGCGGGTATCGGTGCAGGCATTTATAAAGATAACAATGAGGCATTTGCAACTCTTGATAAACTGGATGTTATCGAACCGAATATAGCTAAACGTCAGGAATACGCCGACGCATACGCCAGATGGAAATATAATATAAATAACGATATAATAACTTTTTAA
- a CDS encoding ArsR/SmtB family transcription factor — MKEKQYTVEQEQIARFAKAMGHPARMAILSFLAKQESCFFGDIHEELPIAKATVSQHLKELKDAGLIQGEIETPKVRYCINKENWELARKLFAAFLGDCKCTGTSCCG; from the coding sequence GTGAAAGAAAAGCAGTATACAGTAGAGCAGGAGCAGATAGCTCGTTTTGCTAAAGCTATGGGACACCCGGCACGAATGGCTATTCTTAGTTTCTTGGCTAAACAGGAAAGTTGTTTCTTCGGAGATATTCACGAAGAATTGCCTATTGCCAAAGCAACCGTTTCACAGCACTTGAAAGAGCTGAAAGATGCAGGATTAATTCAGGGAGAAATAGAAACGCCCAAGGTGCGATATTGTATTAATAAGGAAAATTGGGAACTTGCCCGCAAATTATTTGCTGCATTTTTGGGAGATTGTAAATGTACAGGAACATCGTGCTGTGGATAA
- the thiD gene encoding bifunctional hydroxymethylpyrimidine kinase/phosphomethylpyrimidine kinase, with protein MERHPVILSIAGSDCSGGAGIQADIKTISALGGYAASAITAVTVQNTLGVRAVHAIPPEIVCGQIEAVMEDLQPVAIKIGMVNDIQIVHVIADCIRKYSPEHIIYDPVMVSTSGRKLMTNEAIEEIKKELLPLVTLVTPNIDEAKVLTGKSIQNTQDMLEAAKQLSDSYQIHILIKGGHLEGDQMCDLLYSPDHTYYIYEEKKIESKNLHGTGCTLSSAIASYLAKGYSMKESIRHAKEYITHAIIAGKDLNIGHGNGPLWHFPDSIAQMCTFCAVVS; from the coding sequence ATGGAACGTCATCCCGTCATTTTATCCATTGCCGGTTCCGATTGTTCGGGAGGAGCGGGCATTCAGGCAGATATCAAAACAATCTCGGCATTAGGAGGCTATGCGGCATCTGCTATCACCGCCGTCACTGTGCAAAACACTCTAGGGGTACGCGCCGTCCATGCAATACCACCCGAAATTGTTTGCGGACAAATCGAAGCGGTGATGGAGGACTTGCAGCCTGTCGCTATAAAAATAGGCATGGTTAACGATATTCAGATCGTTCATGTCATTGCCGACTGTATACGGAAATATTCACCGGAGCACATCATTTATGACCCGGTGATGGTATCTACCAGCGGCCGGAAGCTGATGACAAATGAAGCCATCGAAGAGATTAAGAAAGAACTTTTGCCGCTTGTCACATTAGTCACCCCCAATATCGATGAAGCAAAGGTGCTGACAGGCAAGAGCATCCAAAATACACAGGATATGCTGGAAGCTGCCAAACAACTCTCCGACAGTTATCAGATCCATATCCTGATCAAAGGCGGACATCTGGAAGGCGATCAAATGTGCGACCTCTTATATTCTCCGGATCACACCTATTATATATATGAAGAGAAAAAGATAGAAAGTAAAAACCTGCATGGGACCGGGTGTACCCTCTCCTCCGCTATTGCAAGCTATCTGGCAAAAGGATATTCGATGAAAGAATCCATCCGTCACGCTAAAGAATACATTACTCATGCCATCATTGCAGGCAAGGACTTGAATATAGGCCATGGCAACGGACCTCTGTGGCATTTTCCCGACTCCATTGCACAAATGTGTACATTTTGTGCGGTCGTATCATAA
- the sucC gene encoding ADP-forming succinate--CoA ligase subunit beta, whose translation MKIHEYQAKEIFSKYGIPVERHTLCRTAAGAVAAYKRMGSDRVVIKAQVLTGGRGKAGGVKLVDNTEDTYQEAKNILGMSIKGLPVNQILVSEAVDIAAEYYVSFTIDRNTRSVILMMSASGGMDIEEVARQSPEKIIRYAIDPFIGLPDYLARRFAFSLFPHIEQAGRMAAILQALYKIFMENDASLVEVNPLALTAKGILMAIDAKIVFDDNALYRHPDVLSLFDPTEEEKVEADAKNKGFSYVHMDGNIGCMVNGAGLAMATMDMIKLHGGNPANFLDIGGSSNPVKVVEAMKLLLQDEKVKVVLINIFGGITRCDDVAIGLIQAFDQIKSDIPVIVRLTGTNEHLGRDLLRNHSRFQIATTMQEAALMAIKS comes from the coding sequence ATGAAAATACATGAATATCAAGCAAAAGAAATTTTCTCCAAGTATGGGATCCCTGTTGAAAGGCATACCCTATGTCGAACGGCTGCCGGCGCAGTTGCCGCATACAAGAGAATGGGCTCGGACAGAGTGGTTATTAAAGCACAAGTGCTGACCGGCGGACGGGGAAAAGCCGGAGGTGTTAAACTGGTAGATAATACAGAAGATACCTATCAGGAAGCTAAAAACATTCTGGGTATGAGTATTAAAGGGCTTCCTGTCAATCAGATACTGGTCAGCGAGGCGGTTGATATTGCCGCAGAATACTATGTCAGCTTCACCATTGACAGAAACACACGCTCGGTCATCCTTATGATGAGTGCGTCCGGTGGTATGGATATCGAAGAAGTAGCCCGGCAATCACCGGAAAAAATCATTCGCTATGCTATTGACCCATTCATCGGTCTGCCTGATTATCTGGCACGCCGTTTCGCATTCTCGCTCTTCCCTCACATAGAACAAGCCGGCAGAATGGCCGCTATTCTGCAAGCACTCTACAAAATTTTCATGGAGAATGACGCATCGCTGGTTGAAGTAAATCCATTGGCTCTTACCGCCAAAGGCATATTGATGGCTATTGACGCCAAAATTGTTTTTGACGATAATGCTCTTTACCGCCATCCGGATGTACTGAGTTTGTTTGATCCTACAGAAGAAGAAAAAGTAGAAGCGGATGCTAAAAACAAAGGATTCAGCTACGTTCACATGGATGGAAATATAGGCTGTATGGTAAATGGCGCCGGACTTGCTATGGCAACAATGGATATGATAAAACTTCATGGGGGAAATCCTGCCAACTTCCTTGATATTGGCGGTAGTTCGAACCCTGTCAAGGTGGTTGAAGCTATGAAACTTCTCTTACAGGACGAGAAAGTAAAGGTCGTCCTGATAAACATTTTCGGAGGAATCACCCGTTGTGACGATGTAGCCATCGGTCTTATTCAGGCATTCGATCAGATTAAGAGTGATATACCTGTCATTGTCCGGCTCACAGGAACCAATGAGCATCTCGGACGTGATCTTTTACGCAACCATAGCCGTTTTCAGATAGCTACAACTATGCAGGAAGCCGCTTTAATGGCTATCAAATCTTAA